One window of Brachionichthys hirsutus isolate HB-005 chromosome 21, CSIRO-AGI_Bhir_v1, whole genome shotgun sequence genomic DNA carries:
- the nbr1a gene encoding NBR1 autophagy cargo receptor a, which translates to MGLPVTIKVNFRGNVKRFLAQDLDKLEWESVEAWIKASFGINHFQVKYFDEDNEEICINSQDEYEEAIKSAEKQGNQLHMNVYKMKGQACGGPLKTEVKELKGDLRPAPPYPSRVKTVDKGTQVTPEREAVTIKDPKGNKPEDEPPPMWFRSYMEKFKDEVVKEVVERMCSDFSGQCCTHKSSDGLHEDGGAIGGPAGPRPGPSTSSGSLGYTPNCSSCNKLTSDGAYKCSVCPSCILCESCRHSHDPSHNLVRTKTPLSIPEHGMSGEFRFPRRGDRTVRKAERQRLKAERRQLRAEVKEIKKKLRLEKRGLQWSGPSTSGRANLTNTASASTQVPALPPPAASDTASGPAPAQGPIPAPVPDPQASSPEGPGLSHTSLVPTMAALFLDENLPDGTRLEPDTKFIKYWKMRNSGTISWTSETKLAFMWGNLGLASGERREVPVPSLLPGQVGVVSVAFVAPVMEGTYTSHWRLAHCGCQFGPRVWCSIVVEHGDSRNAPRHQSKRLNEPSGPAEKETWTKGGGHGLSVDQIHEDFYFPSVELLTAQDLLSFELLDINIVQELEKVPNNTPVDLTPCISPVPHEASAVEKGVSAQMKENTAVKGVRKLFGVKLKQQKELLEPAAQEEDREEEISGAQFLCETLIRSLTLEEAPDHRPVRRGQHSSHRPQVASRGPSFCSEKAAEARAVPEGDEELCAVGLESSALLPNTGLEQVPQEQEAKPVVLLEENENLRNSSHCGNEDDEEEAGAKAEDWEEVSSQTSSVSSCDDYLIVLPDCFDTSRPIAESIYSSAMSQADAAAAATSAYPYVQQEEEQEGEGEGDEEEEDTASESGTVATLTEEVHAEESSVNARHPPAPPAPSSVNQMLCASQTLDATTLTPEVAPPPVLPDPLPPPPPPALYSPRSEALYLAEDPSPPACDLYEPNQPRVHLNLSSGLSRSAGSASSAFETYNPRPSNALQPRAQGGITEGLVKGALSVAASAYKALFTGPNCSIQRGIDPATRQDPSMMAMLLEMGFRDQRLNQRLLRKHGYSLLHAVNELVEMAEDSQNKAENT; encoded by the exons ATGGGGCTGCCTGTGACGATTAAAGTGAATTTCCGGGGGAACGTGAAGAGGTTTCTGGCGCAGGATTTGGACAAATTGGAGTGGGAATCCGTTGAAGCCTGG aTCAAAGCATCTTTCGGGATCAACCATTTTCAAGTCAAATACTTCGATGAGGATAATGAAGAG ATTTGCATAAACAGTCAAG atgaATATGAAGAAGCCATCAAG AGTGCTGAGAAGCAAGGGAACCAGTTGCACATGAATGTGTACAAGATGAAGGGACAGGCCTGTGGAGGTCCGCTGAAGACTGAAGTGAAGGAGCTGAAAGGAGATCTCCGCCCGGCTCCTCCTTATCCGTCACGTGTCAAAACGGTGGACAAGGGCACACAGGTCACACCGGAGAGAGAAGCT GTCACGATCAAGGACCCCAAGGGGAACAAACCTGAAGACGAGCCACCTCCCATGTGGTTCAGATCATACATGGAGAAG TTCAAGGATGAAGTGGTGAAAGAGGTGGTGGAGAGGATGTGCAGCGACTTCTCTGGCCAATGTTGCACCCACAAATCTTCTGATGGACTGCATGAGGACGGCGGGGCGATTGGCGGACCTGCAGGGCCCAGACCGGGCCCTTCCACCTCAAGCGGGTCTCTTGGCTACACCCCAAACTGCAGTAGTTGCAACAAACTCACATCAGACGGGGCCTACAAGTGCAG CGTATGCCCGTCCTGCATCCTGTGTGAGTCGTGCAGACACAGCCATGACCCCAGCCACAACCTCGTGAGAACCAAGACGCCTCTCTCCATCCCTGAGCATGGAATGTCGGGAGAGTTTAG GTTCCCAAGGCGAGGAGACAGGACAGTGCGCAAGGCCGAGCGACAGCGCCTCAAAGCTGAAAGGAGGCAGCTAAGAGCTGAAGTGAAGGAAATCAAGAAGAAACTGAGACTGGAGAAGAGGGGGCTGCAGTGGAGCGGGCCCTCTACCTCAGGCAGAGCTAACCTGACAAACACGGCCTCAGCGTCAACCCAGGTTCCGGCCCTGCCCCCCCCGGCTGCCTCAGACACAGCCTCAGGTCCAGCCCCAGCCCAAGGTCCAATCCCTGCCCCGGTCCCTGATCCCCAGGCCTCCAGTCCAGA GGGTCCCGGCCTTTCGCACACGTCCTTGGTGCCCACTATGGCTGCCTTGTTTCTGGATGAAAATCTGCCGGACGGAACCCGTCTGGAGCCTGATACCAAGTTCATCAAATACTGGAAGATGAGGAACTCGGGCACTATCAGCTGGACCTCAGAGACTAAG TTAGCGTTCATGTGGGGAAATCTCGGCCTGGCGTCGGGGGAGAGGCGGGAGGTGCCGGTCCCCTCGCTGCTGCCGGGACAGGTGGGAGTTGTCAGTGTGGCCTTTGTCGCACCCGTGATGGAGGGGACGTACACCTCCCACTGGCGTCTGGCACACTGCGGCTGTCAGTTCGGCCCGCGTGTCTGGTGTAGCATCGTGGTCGAGCACGGCGACAGCCGCAACGCACCGAGGCATCAGAGCAAAAGACTG AATGAGCCTTCCGGGCCGGCGGAGAAGGAGACCTGGACCAAGGGCGGCGGTCACGGCTTGTCTGTAGACCAGATCCACGAAGACTTCTACTTCCCCTCAGTCGAGCTGCTGACTGCACAG gATCTTCTCTCATTTGAGCTGTTGGATATAAATATTGTGCAAGAGTTGGAGAAGGTTCCGAATAACACCCCCGTGG ATTTGACGCCCTGCATATCCCCCGTGCCCCACGAGGCATCAGCGGTGGAGAAGGGCGTCAGTGCGCAGATGAAAGAGAACACGGCGGTCAAAGGGGTCAGAAAACTCTTTG GTGTGAAACTAAAGCAgcagaaggagctgctggagcctgcggcccaggaggaggacagggaggaagaGATCAGTGGAGCCCAGTTCCTCTGTGAAACACTCATCCGCTCCCTCACCTTGGAGGAGGCCCCCGATCACAGACCCGTACGGCGAGGCCAGCACAGCAGCCACAGACCGCAGG TTGCTTCCCGGGGTCCGAGCTTCTGCTCCGAGAAAGCTGCAGAGGCCCGGGCGGTGCCAGAGGGAGATGAGGAACTCTGCGCTGTCGGACTTGAGAGTTCCGCTCTGCTTCCCAACACAGGACTCGAGCAGGTTCCCCAGGAACAGGAAGCAAAGCCAG TTGTCCTACTGGAAGAGAATGAAAATCTGCGTAACAGTTCACATTGTGGGAATGAGGATGACGAAGAGGAGGCTGGAGCCAAAGCAGAAGACTGGGAGGAG GTGAGCAGCCAGACCTCCTCGGTGTCCTCCTGCGACGATTACCTCATCGTCCTCCCAGACTGCTTCGATACCAGCCGGCCTATTGCCGAGTCCATTTACAGTTCCGCCATGTCGCAGGCggacgccgccgctgctgcGACCTCAGCGTATCCATATgtacagcaggaagaggagcaggagggggagggggagggggatgaggaggaggaggacaccgCCTCTGAGTCAGGCACGGTAGCGACACTGACAGAGGAGGTCCATGCCGAGGAGTCATCGGTGAACGCGAGGcacccccctgccccccccgcccccagcaGCGTAAACCAGATGCTGTGTGCCTCCCAAACCCTCGACGCCACGACGCTCACGCCTGAAGTCGCGCCGCCGCCCGTGCTGCCCGACCCCCTGCCGCCTCCGCCCCCGCCGGCCCTCTACTCACCAAG gtccgaGGCGCTGTACCTGGCCGAGGACCCCAGCCCCCCAGCCTGTGACCTCTATGAGCCAAACCAGCCAAGGGTTCACTTAAATT tGTCTTCTGGCTTGTCCCGATCAGCAGGCTCAGCATCCAGTGCCTTTGAGACGTACAACCCCAGACCCAGCAATGCTTTGCAGCCAAG GGCCCAAGGAGGAATCACGGAGGGACTCGTCAAAGGGGCGCTTTCCGTCGCGGCGTCTGCTTATAAAGCGCTCTTCACTGGACCAAACTGCTCGATACAG cGAGGCATAGACCCCGCCACCAGACAGGACCCTTCCATGATGGCAATGCTGCTGGAAATGGGCTTCAGAGACCAGCGGCTCAACCAGCGCCTGCTGAGGAAGCACGGCTACAGCCTGCTGCACGC
- the psme3 gene encoding proteasome activator complex subunit 3, which translates to MSSLLKVDNEIKTKVDAFRERITSEAENLVANFFPKKLLELDHFLKDPIINITELKEIHSDINLTVPDPILLSNLHDGLEGQNAKKRKLGDGQEQDMVTGTKVFVMPGGMMKSNGKLVDLIEKVKPEIRTLIEKCNTVKMWVQLLIPRIEDGNNFGVSIQEETVAELRTVEGEAASYLDQISRYYITRAKLVSKIAKYPHVEDYRRTVTEIDEKEYISLKIIVSELRNQYVTLHDMILKNIEKIKRPRSSNTEALY; encoded by the exons ATGTCTTCGCTCCTCAAGGTGGACAATGAAATTAAAACCAAG GTTGATGCTTTCAGGGAACGAATAACTTCAGAA gcAGAAAACTTAGTTGCCAACTTTTTCCCAAAGAAGTTGCTGGAGCTTGATCACTTCCTTAAG gaTCCAATCATAAACATCACCGAACTGAAGGAGATCCATTCGGACATAAACCTGACGGTGCCGGACCCGATCCTCCTCTCAAACCTGCACGATGGACTAGAAGGG CAAAATGCTAAAAAGAGGAAGTTGGGGGATGGACAAGAGCAGGACATGG TGACTGGCACCAAGGTCTTCGTCATGCCCGGCGGGATGATGAAAAGCAACGGGAAACTTGTCGATCTCATTGAGAAGGTCAAACCGGAGATCAGGACGCTCATAGAGAAATGCAACACA GTCAAAATGTGGGTTCAGCTGCTTATTCCCAGGATAGAGGATGGCAATAACTTCGGAGTGTCCATCCAGGAGGAGACTGTAGCCGAACTCAGAACAGTTGAAGGAGAGGCAGCATCTTACCTCGATCAGATATCAAG ATACTACATCACAAGGGCAAAGCTGGTTTCTAAAATAGCAAAATATCCACATGTG gAGGATTATCGGCGCACAGTAACGGAAATAGATGAGAAGGAATACATCAGTCTGAAGATCATTGTTTCGGAGCTCCGAAATCAATAT gtGACGTTACACGACATGATCCTGAAGAACATTGAGAAAATCAAGAGGCCACGGAGCAGTAATACTGAAGCGTTGTACTGA
- the g6pc1a.1 gene encoding glucose-6-phosphatase a, catalytic subunit, tandem duplicate 1, translated as MDLLHSWGVELLVYLQKNYSQCEDFFGLATTVGDLRFTFFYFFPVWFFLRRETALRLVWVAVIGDWLNMLLKWVLFGERPYWWVRETGFYGDGPFPALVQFPITCETGPGSPSGHAMAVAGVWFVMVTSLLTMAAENNCPPTLYRFLQVGLWMLVGLMELVVCMSRLYILAHFPHQVIAGAIIGLLVAAVVSKGKWIYNASMQKYFFAIAFLTSFALCLDLLLRAMGMDMLWSMAKAQKWCVRPDWVHLDSMPFSSFVRNMGALFGLALGLHSPLHAGTKMKSAGASFKLGCVISSVILLQLLDFWTFSAGNHMKVTFYFLSFSKNAVAVLIPTALVPWALCWIFKGKKEHEKL; from the exons ATGGATCTTCTTCACAGCTGGGGCGTTGAACTGTTGGTCTACTTGCAGAAGAATTACAGCCAGTGTGAGGATTTCTTTGGCCTGGCAACCACAGTGGGGGATCTCCGCTTCACGTTCTTTTACTTCTTCCCGGTATGGTTCTTCCTGAGGAGGGAAACGGCGCTCAGGCTGGTCTGGGTGGCGGTCATCGGAGACTGGCTCAACATGCTCCTGAAatg GGTTCTCTTTGGGGAGAGACCATACTGGTGGGTTCGTGAGACCGGTTTCTATGGCGATGGGCCCTTCCCTGCTCTGGTGCAGTTTCCCATCACATGTGAGACCGGACCAG GAAGCCCGTCCGGTCACGCCATGGCTGTGGCCGGCGTCTGGTTTGTGATGGTGACGTCGCTGCTCACGATGGCAGCGGAGAACAATTGCCCCCCCACGCTCTACAG ATTCCTGCAGGTCGGCCTGTGGATGCTGGTGGGCCTGATGGAGTTGGTGGTCTGCATGTCCAGGCTCTACATACTGGCACACTTCCCACATCAGGTCATCGCTGGAGCAATTATAg gTCTGCTCGTGGCGGCGGTCGTCTCGAAGGGGAAGTGGATCTACAACGCCAGcatgcagaaatattttttcGCAATCGCCTTCTTGACTTCTTTCGCGCTTTGCCTCGACCTCCTGCTCAGAGCGATGGGCATGGACATGCTGTGGTCAATGGCCAAAGCCCAGAAGTGGTGCGTGAGGCCGGACTGGGTCCACTTGGACTCCATGCCCTTCTCCAGCTTTGTGCGTAACATGGGCGCCCTGTTCGGCCTGGCCCTGGGTCTGCACTCGCCCCTCCACGCCGGGACCAAGATGAAGAGCGCGGGCGCCAGTTTCAAGCTGGGATGTGTTATTTCCTCCGTaattctgctgcagctgttggaTTTCTGGACATTCTCTGCTGGAAATCACATGAAAGTCACTTTTTACTTCCTGTCTTTCAGCAAAAATGCAGTTGCGGTTTTAATCCCAACCGCTTTGGTTCCCTGGGCCCTTTGTTGGATAtttaaaggaaagaaagaacatGAGAAATTATGA
- the LOC137909775 gene encoding zinc finger protein OZF-like: protein MRGDGRRPEAERSDTDSRAAESVCGERFDSDDSPRPHLQTHIRTNDCEVCGKRFDGHAQPETHARIHTGGEAVRLRLGFGFKGYTTAHLRIHTGEKPFLCSVCAKGFRQRGTLKTHTMIHTGESTRHCSVCDKAFYKSGALKIHTRSHTGETPYVCNVCGKSLRRAPTTVGRILRART from the coding sequence ATGCGCGGGGATGGGAGACGGCCCGAGGCGGAGCGTTCCGACACCGACAGCCGAGCAGCTGAGAGCGTGTGCGGGGAGCGTTTCGATTCCGACGACAGCCCGAGGCCTCACCTGCAGACGCACATCCGGACGAACGACTGCGAAGTCTGCGGCAAACGCTTCGACGGCCACGCACAGCCGGAGACGCACGCGAGGATCCACACGGGGGGAGAAGCCGTACGTCTGCGCCTCGGCTTCGGCTTCAAAGGATACACGACGGCTCACCTGAGGATCCACACGGGGGAGAAGCCGTTTCTTTGCAGCGTGTGCGCGAAAGGATTCAGACAGAGGGGGACCCTGAAAACGCACACGATGATCCACACGGGCGAGTCGACGCGCCACTGCAGCGTCTGCGACAAAGCGTTCTACAAGAGCGGCGCGCTGAAGATCCACACGAGGTCCCACACGGGGGAGACACCGTATGTTTGCAACGTCTGTGGGAAAAGCTTACGGCGGGCGCCCACGACCGTGGGAAGGATTCTCCGAGCAAGGACATGA
- the LOC137910006 gene encoding ankyrin-3-like, which yields MIYQKPQLTDGTEMIEEVAITAKENFKGIKTLPVYVSVQVGRQAEREAKGTFYTVKQKSNSALSPISPDDDTLEQVSFIDSSGKSPLTPETPSSEEVSYDLTSKTPDGFMGLIPGQPSPIMEVSEEEEDDEGKIAFSFRETKLENKTKTTSNGRHNEMAWLEQQKVSKDKGIAYIEFPPPPPLDSSENSDIERKGSCASSETETDMMEVNLQEEHKNLLTEPIIRIQPPTPVLPGADDSQSNEEEESIFQPIPCKKYPFTVPEEEEKNKEKERENAPKSKRHDKNGNSKEPQEGTNGSNGSNGKAEDYEYEQNGNDQSITDCSIATTAEFSHDTDATEIDSLDGYELQDEDDGLCEQEDLRLLGLQDSRRDVWATETFRSSDRSFPPAKLEVIEEEKTPEECQKDTFKKDSLSKVEKLDDVSKHGVEIQEQKQSDKEGFSDNYFNYKLEEELNSPFKTVATKGLDFDPWPSKAGDDEVVDMRGTPGSNGEPKPFGLAVDDQSQATTPDSTPARTPTDDSTPTSEPNPFPFHEGKMFEMTRSGAIDMSKRDMVEERLQFFQIGEHCYSAGRYREIDRKDVSFSQLEENSEEDGCFANVAIENTGAKDIKDRICKSRLPVRTSVPFTHLYLHLHLHHHINTIF from the exons ATGATATATCAGAAGCCCCAACTGACTGATGGCACAGAGATGATAGAGGAAG TTGCGATAACAGCCAAAGAGAATTTCAAAGGCATCAAAACATTACCTGTGTATGtcagtgtccaggtaggaaggcaggcagagagagaggccaAAGGAACATTTTACACAGTGAAACAGAAATCAAACTCTGCACTGAGCCCCATAAGCCCTGATGATGACACTCTTGAACAGGTCTCTTTCATAGATAGCTCAGGCAAAAGCCCCCTTACACCAGAGACCCCCAGCTCAGAGGAGGTTAGCTATGACCTTACTTCCAAAACACCTGATGGTTTTATGGGATTAATACCAGGGCAACCTAGCCCCATCATGGAAGTatccgaggaagaggaagatgacgaAGGCAAAATTGCTTTCTCTTTTAGAGAGACCAAACTAGAAAACAAAACGA AAACAACATCCAATGGCAGGCACAATGAGATGGCTTGGCTAGAACAGCAGAAAGTCTCAAAGGATAAAGGTATTGCATATATTGAATTCCCTCCACCTCCGCCACTGGACTCCTCAGAAAATTCAGACATAGAAAGGAAAGGTTCTTGTGCTTCTTCAGAGACCgagacagacatgatggaggTGAACCTACAGGAGGAACATAAGAATCTGCTTACCGAGCCAATTATACGTATCCAACCCCCTACCCCAGTGCTCCCTGGGGCAGATGACAGTCAGTccaatgaagaagaggagtcgATCTTCCAACCAATTCCTTGTAAAAAATACCCTTTCACtgttcctgaggaagaagagaagaataaggagaaagaaagggaaaatgCACCAAAATCCAAAAGACATGACAAAAATGGAAACAGTAAAGAACCTCAAGAAGGGACCAATGGATCGAATGGGTCTAATGGAAAAGCAGAGGATTATGAATATGAGCAAAATGGAAATGACCAGTCAATAACAGACTGTTCAATAGCAACAACAGCTGAATTTTCTCATGACACGGATGCAACAGAGATAGACTCACTAGATGGATATGAACTTCAGGATGAGGACGATGGCTTGTGCGAGCAGGAAGACCTACGATTGCTTGGTCTTCAAGACAGTCGGAGAGATGTGTGGGCAACAGAAACATTTAGGTCCTCTGACCGCTCTTTTCCCCCAGCCAAACTTGAAGTTATCGAAGAGGAGAAAACCCCAGAGGAGTGTCAGAAAGACACTTTCAAAAAAGATAGCCTCTCAAAAGTTGAAAAACTGGATGATGTTAGTAAGCATGGGGTTGAAATTCAGGAGCAAAAGCAGTCAGATAAAGAGGGGTTTTCAGACAATTACTTTAATTATAAGCTAGAAGAGGAGTTAAACTCTCCTTTTAAGACTGTGGCCACAAAAGGGCTGGACTTTGACCCCTGGCCCAGTAAAGCTGGAGACGATGAAGTCGTTGACATGAGAGGGACGCCGGGAAGCAATGGTGAGCCTAAGCCTTTTGGACTGGCTGTGGACGATCAGTCTCAGGCCACAACACCAGATTCTACTCCAGCACGAACACCAACGGACGATAGCACGCCAACAAGCGAGCCAAATCCATTCCCCTTCCATGAAGGGAAGATGTTTGAGATGACACGCAGTGGTGCGATTGACATGAGCAAGAGGGACATGGTCGAGGAGAGACTCCAGTTTTTTCAGATTGGTGAGCATTGCTACTCGGCGGGCAGGTACAGG GAGATCGACAGGAAGGATGTATCCTTCAGCCAGTTAGAGGAGAACAGTGAGGAAGATGGGTGTTTTGCCAATGTAGCAATAGAAAACACAGGAGCCAAAGATATCAAGGACAGGATATGCAAGTCAAGATTGCCAGTGAGG ACGTCCGTGCCCTTCACGCACCtctacctccacctccacctgcaccaccACATCAACACCATCTTCTAG